Proteins from a genomic interval of Pelagibaculum spongiae:
- a CDS encoding LysE family translocator, producing the protein MSAWLVVLSVSLVAAAVPGASLALVMRHTLGGGRKAGLLTMCGQSVSVAFYVALTLLGLGVVITKTPWLFNLIKWGGAACLFWMGVSAIRDSLRKKNLEQSEEDYRYTPFRDGLLVTILNPQVAVFFLAMFSQVVTPDITAGVKLLYGATAVGVGMVWFSCIVFLVSNQRVRKQLKAFEHIIERVMGGALLLLGIRVAVG; encoded by the coding sequence ATGAGTGCCTGGTTAGTTGTTCTATCTGTTAGTTTGGTTGCCGCTGCGGTGCCCGGTGCCAGCTTGGCATTGGTAATGCGGCACACTTTAGGTGGTGGTCGTAAAGCAGGCTTGCTAACGATGTGTGGCCAAAGTGTTAGTGTGGCCTTTTACGTAGCACTGACCTTGCTTGGTTTAGGCGTTGTGATCACTAAAACCCCATGGTTGTTTAATCTAATCAAGTGGGGTGGGGCAGCTTGTTTGTTCTGGATGGGTGTTTCAGCTATTCGCGATAGTCTTCGCAAAAAAAATCTTGAACAGTCTGAAGAAGACTATCGATATACGCCATTTAGAGACGGCTTGTTGGTGACAATATTAAACCCACAAGTGGCGGTGTTTTTCCTAGCGATGTTTTCACAAGTGGTGACGCCAGATATTACTGCGGGTGTTAAATTGCTCTATGGAGCAACTGCAGTGGGTGTTGGAATGGTGTGGTTTTCTTGTATCGTCTTTTTGGTTTCCAACCAACGAGTGCGCAAACAGTTAAAAGCATTTGAACATATCATCGAACGAGTGATGGGCGGTGCGTTGTTGTTGCTTGGTATTCGAGTTGCAGTGGGTTAA
- a CDS encoding DUF3360 family protein, with translation MDTEGKSYSELHRPSSEFETRSDYLDHELTIMKPKRWALNLPGRDFRFEWEDLVPAIAGTIGITVMYSAVMTSWAGGFGLGQDFIVENVRVEMLVSAVLFVILLSGFFNPRANLAGNHGPMIPLIPIIAISGAHPLALAILLGVFGLILSATKGGSRLVKLTGRGVAGGLLVYLGAMGSISQIESLKSWADSLDIGHIALAVLFVNIIAYAWLARIGKRWLAIPLCSILAVVVALAMGAPFEFQTAPGLPNLNPAYWWAEDTGWKLGLPGLEQFIASLPFAILAVAMWSPDFLGHRIFQEMNYPAKAKNVLMDVDDTMTGCSFRQIIGTLCGGGNVTSSWGTYMIPAAIAKRPIPGGAILLGILCVIVAVGGYPMDIAVWRPVMSIALLVGVFLPLLEAGMEMVRDTKDTQSAGICIFASTVVNPVFGWALTMFLDNNGLIGDKERAKSLGKIDRWVIPGGAFVVSTIAMAAVGMLPGIPAMIGG, from the coding sequence ATGGATACGGAAGGCAAGAGCTATAGTGAGCTCCACCGTCCGAGCAGTGAGTTTGAAACTCGCTCGGACTATTTGGACCACGAGCTGACCATCATGAAGCCCAAGCGTTGGGCATTGAACCTACCGGGTCGTGATTTCCGCTTTGAATGGGAAGATCTAGTGCCTGCAATCGCCGGTACTATCGGTATAACTGTGATGTATTCTGCGGTGATGACCTCTTGGGCTGGCGGTTTTGGCCTTGGCCAAGATTTCATTGTCGAAAACGTACGAGTGGAAATGTTGGTTTCCGCAGTACTTTTCGTCATCCTTCTGTCTGGCTTTTTTAATCCACGCGCCAACCTGGCGGGTAACCACGGCCCAATGATTCCGTTGATTCCCATCATCGCAATCTCTGGCGCCCACCCATTGGCACTCGCAATATTGCTCGGTGTTTTTGGCTTAATACTCTCAGCAACCAAAGGTGGCTCTAGGCTAGTCAAACTGACCGGGCGAGGTGTCGCAGGTGGTTTGCTGGTGTACCTAGGTGCCATGGGTAGTATTTCTCAGATTGAATCTTTAAAAAGCTGGGCAGATAGCCTAGATATTGGCCACATCGCTTTAGCAGTATTGTTTGTCAACATCATTGCTTACGCTTGGTTAGCTCGAATCGGTAAGCGCTGGTTAGCGATTCCTTTATGCTCCATTCTGGCTGTAGTTGTGGCATTAGCCATGGGTGCACCTTTTGAATTCCAGACTGCGCCTGGGCTGCCGAACCTGAACCCTGCTTACTGGTGGGCCGAAGATACTGGTTGGAAACTGGGTCTACCTGGTTTAGAGCAATTCATTGCTTCATTACCTTTCGCTATTTTAGCGGTTGCTATGTGGTCACCTGACTTCCTTGGCCACCGTATTTTCCAAGAAATGAATTACCCAGCAAAAGCCAAAAACGTCCTAATGGATGTTGATGACACCATGACGGGTTGCTCATTCCGCCAAATAATCGGTACTTTATGTGGCGGCGGTAACGTGACCTCTTCTTGGGGCACTTACATGATCCCGGCAGCAATCGCCAAACGTCCTATTCCTGGCGGTGCAATTTTACTCGGCATACTGTGTGTCATCGTTGCGGTTGGCGGTTATCCAATGGACATCGCTGTATGGCGCCCGGTGATGAGCATTGCTTTGTTGGTTGGCGTATTCCTGCCATTGCTAGAAGCAGGCATGGAAATGGTACGTGATACTAAAGACACTCAGTCTGCTGGTATCTGTATTTTTGCTTCTACTGTTGTTAACCCTGTATTTGGTTGGGCTCTGACCATGTTTTTGGATAACAACGGTCTGATCGGTGATAAAGAACGCGCCAAGTCTTTAGGCAAGATTGATCGTTGGGTTATTCCAGGCGGCGCTTTTGTTGTCAGCACCATTGCGATGGCTGCTGTAGGGATGCTTCCAGGTATTCCTGCAATGATTGGTGGCTAG
- a CDS encoding DUF4019 domain-containing protein has protein sequence MFKRVAAVLLLGLISFTSMAADSVSREEMATISAQKWLEMMDVHAWDKVWGGSSEFFRKEMPVDHWGRMVVDHRKPLGKFISRKLQGTEYKNLKEGTLPGEYIVVKFASSYEKKAVIEVVVTYKEKDGVWRSSGYLVADSKS, from the coding sequence ATGTTTAAACGCGTTGCTGCCGTTCTGTTGCTTGGCTTGATCTCTTTCACATCGATGGCTGCCGATTCAGTTAGCCGTGAAGAAATGGCGACCATCTCAGCCCAGAAATGGCTGGAAATGATGGATGTTCATGCTTGGGATAAAGTTTGGGGTGGTTCTAGTGAGTTTTTCCGTAAGGAAATGCCAGTAGATCATTGGGGGCGCATGGTGGTTGATCATAGAAAACCGTTGGGTAAATTCATCAGCCGCAAGTTACAAGGTACCGAGTATAAAAATCTCAAAGAAGGCACATTGCCCGGCGAATATATCGTAGTGAAGTTTGCCAGCAGCTATGAAAAGAAAGCTGTTATTGAAGTGGTCGTGACTTATAAAGAAAAGGACGGTGTGTGGCGCTCTAGCGGCTATTTGGTTGCAGATAGCAAAAGCTAG
- a CDS encoding LysR family transcriptional regulator yields the protein MAMDLSRINLNLLPSLQQLLRTRSVTVAAEKLRVTQSAMSKNLAQLRKLLHDPLLVRVGNQMQLTEQAGQLSRQLEGVLGEVEKLFSSSGFDPATSDRRFVLAATDYVCHFQLPVFLEQLRQKAPSIRLDVQFWASHRMEALFDGSVHLATSILEDPPEDIFGQQIGEDDFVCLMSKNHPLAAGEMSLDQWCDADHIAVAGGGDKIGVIDEVLAGLGKKRRIEVTLPFITAAAHTLEEAGYILTMPRHMAAFSAQGSELVTRDLPFESPRVSYYLIWHRRFHEDPGHIFLRRSLFAVLQSSLYSHQLS from the coding sequence ATGGCAATGGATCTTTCTCGCATTAATTTAAATCTTCTCCCTTCTCTTCAGCAGTTATTAAGAACACGAAGCGTAACTGTTGCAGCAGAAAAGCTAAGGGTGACCCAATCTGCCATGAGCAAGAACCTCGCTCAATTACGTAAATTGCTGCATGACCCACTTTTAGTTCGGGTGGGGAATCAGATGCAATTGACTGAGCAAGCCGGTCAATTATCTCGCCAGTTAGAAGGTGTACTTGGTGAAGTAGAAAAGCTGTTTTCTAGCTCAGGTTTTGACCCAGCCACCAGCGACCGCCGTTTTGTTTTGGCAGCCACCGATTATGTCTGCCATTTTCAGCTGCCAGTATTTTTGGAGCAGTTGCGTCAAAAAGCACCTTCTATTCGATTAGATGTTCAGTTCTGGGCGTCACATCGAATGGAGGCCCTATTTGATGGCAGTGTGCATCTAGCGACTTCAATTTTAGAAGATCCACCAGAAGATATTTTTGGCCAACAGATAGGTGAAGATGATTTTGTTTGCTTGATGTCGAAAAACCATCCGTTAGCAGCAGGTGAAATGTCGCTGGATCAGTGGTGTGATGCTGACCATATTGCAGTAGCTGGTGGTGGTGACAAAATTGGTGTGATTGATGAGGTGCTAGCTGGTTTAGGTAAAAAACGCCGGATTGAAGTAACCTTGCCGTTTATTACTGCAGCAGCTCATACCTTGGAGGAGGCTGGTTACATTCTGACAATGCCGCGTCATATGGCTGCATTTTCAGCTCAAGGATCTGAGCTGGTGACTCGTGACCTTCCGTTCGAATCTCCAAGAGTTAGTTATTATTTGATTTGGCATCGACGTTTCCATGAAGATCCCGGTCATATTTTTTTACGCCGGAGTCTGTTTGCAGTTTTACAGTCATCGCTTTATTCTCATCAGCTTAGCTAG
- a CDS encoding glycerate kinase, translated as MKILIAPDSFKGSMDALNAAEIIKKGCLIANPNAHCVIQPIADGGEGTLEILLQQLHGHAIYFNVNDALSSSIKAPLGWVAEQQLAIIEIASIVGLYSLNKTRRNPALTSTFGVGQLIKHALKLGAKTILITLGGSSTNDGGVGMLQALGAVFLDQSGNDLPLGGIAIKQLHKIDLKRLDSRLAQCNIIAACDVDNPLCGPRGADKNLVKQLDQALMQLEKVSQPILEQHNPCNTLEKPIAKQAGTGAAGGLGFTLKGFLAAELQSGAELVLQTLNISKNLNSIDLVITGEGQIDWQTQFGKAPWQLMLAAHQKHIPVIGLCGRKGRGWQQLLSNGDSKGFRLIKSITPNHQTIDQAMANAETNLFQASYQVIKQWQN; from the coding sequence ATGAAAATACTAATTGCCCCTGATTCATTTAAAGGCTCTATGGACGCTTTAAATGCTGCAGAAATCATAAAAAAAGGCTGCCTGATTGCTAATCCAAACGCCCACTGTGTAATACAACCAATTGCTGATGGTGGCGAAGGTACTCTGGAGATACTATTACAACAATTGCATGGTCATGCGATTTACTTCAATGTTAATGATGCTTTGAGCTCTTCTATAAAAGCCCCGCTTGGCTGGGTAGCAGAGCAACAGCTGGCGATTATCGAAATAGCTAGCATTGTTGGGCTGTATTCATTAAACAAAACCCGGAGAAACCCTGCACTGACAAGTACTTTTGGTGTCGGTCAATTAATCAAACACGCACTAAAATTAGGTGCGAAAACCATTCTGATTACACTAGGTGGCAGCTCAACTAATGATGGTGGTGTTGGCATGCTTCAGGCACTAGGTGCCGTTTTTCTCGATCAGTCCGGAAATGATTTGCCACTTGGTGGCATTGCCATTAAACAACTGCATAAAATTGATTTAAAGCGGCTGGATTCAAGGTTGGCACAATGCAACATTATTGCGGCATGCGATGTCGACAATCCTCTTTGCGGCCCCAGAGGCGCTGATAAAAATCTGGTCAAACAATTAGACCAAGCATTAATGCAGTTAGAAAAAGTAAGCCAGCCAATTCTTGAGCAGCACAACCCTTGTAATACATTAGAAAAACCCATTGCAAAACAAGCTGGAACAGGTGCCGCTGGAGGGCTGGGTTTTACTCTAAAAGGTTTTTTAGCTGCCGAATTACAATCAGGAGCTGAATTGGTTTTGCAAACTTTAAATATTAGTAAAAACTTAAATTCAATCGATCTAGTCATTACCGGAGAAGGACAAATCGACTGGCAAACTCAATTTGGTAAAGCGCCGTGGCAATTAATGCTAGCGGCCCATCAAAAACACATTCCAGTGATTGGCCTATGTGGTCGCAAAGGCCGGGGCTGGCAGCAGTTATTATCCAATGGAGATTCTAAAGGTTTTCGGTTAATAAAAAGCATTACCCCGAACCATCAAACAATCGATCAAGCAATGGCAAACGCAGAAACCAACCTTTTCCAAGCCAGCTATCAAGTCATCAAACAATGGCAGAATTAG
- a CDS encoding anthrax toxin-like adenylyl cyclase domain-containing protein translates to MKSGKQAVEGSGIVESHAWAFCNVAKANECFILIRPVNAFSPGLIKENYATKGLHVKGKSSSWGPHAGLIAEDQQYSKLRKRQYESLNKRLINYNKFTSEVTNSLSSGAAKKIPLIITKNRFLELKEKKTISIHYKRMDGSIELRAGDDEPVFWLIPLQSMKNGKFDNIPATKKVMEDNIEAFSKMRSVIKGFDQGYLVLIEKQINDSNQKSQPKNTTNRHPALQPFYVLANKKFIPLTADYDLFTICPKINLIRDFKTPIQEFLDIRHGSLTTSGQLWHRANRRISAALEQDNITIDQDKGEVSVFQKEIIRDLNFSASSLGYQGGDLVHHGCETANPVTELDYPITVICPGGLILAAENIFDIQQIAREIQYYGYIFLKNKRWPISFDSHLTAIQLEYKKKTGKLDTFDDRFDVENFKPTQISPIHAVIKRRLSDPN, encoded by the coding sequence ATGAAATCTGGAAAACAAGCTGTCGAAGGATCTGGCATTGTAGAAAGCCATGCATGGGCCTTTTGTAACGTGGCCAAAGCTAATGAGTGTTTCATATTGATTCGGCCTGTCAATGCATTCTCACCAGGATTAATTAAAGAAAACTATGCAACTAAAGGCTTGCATGTAAAAGGTAAAAGCTCATCATGGGGGCCCCATGCTGGCCTTATTGCCGAAGATCAACAATATAGTAAGCTTAGAAAAAGACAGTACGAATCTTTAAATAAGCGACTGATTAATTATAATAAATTTACAAGCGAAGTTACTAATTCGTTAAGCAGCGGCGCCGCAAAAAAAATACCCTTAATTATTACAAAAAATCGATTTTTAGAATTGAAGGAAAAAAAAACAATTTCCATACACTACAAAAGAATGGATGGATCGATTGAGCTCAGGGCTGGCGATGATGAACCTGTATTTTGGTTAATTCCTTTACAATCGATGAAGAACGGAAAATTCGATAACATACCTGCAACGAAAAAAGTAATGGAAGATAATATTGAAGCTTTCTCAAAAATGAGAAGTGTAATTAAAGGGTTTGACCAAGGCTACCTAGTTCTTATTGAAAAACAGATAAATGATTCCAATCAAAAATCACAACCAAAGAACACCACGAATCGACATCCAGCCTTGCAACCTTTTTATGTATTAGCGAACAAGAAATTCATTCCACTCACTGCTGATTATGATTTATTTACAATTTGCCCAAAGATAAATTTAATTCGAGATTTTAAAACACCTATCCAAGAGTTTTTAGACATAAGGCACGGCTCTTTGACGACTAGTGGACAACTCTGGCATAGGGCAAATCGAAGAATTAGTGCAGCTCTTGAACAAGATAATATTACAATTGATCAAGACAAAGGTGAGGTATCTGTTTTCCAAAAAGAAATCATCAGAGACCTTAATTTTTCAGCCAGCAGCCTGGGTTATCAAGGTGGAGACTTGGTACATCATGGCTGTGAAACTGCAAATCCCGTCACAGAACTTGATTATCCTATTACCGTTATTTGCCCTGGAGGTTTGATTCTCGCAGCAGAAAACATTTTCGATATTCAGCAAATTGCTCGTGAAATTCAATATTACGGATATATTTTCTTAAAAAATAAACGCTGGCCGATCTCTTTTGACAGCCATTTAACAGCCATTCAATTAGAATATAAAAAGAAAACTGGAAAATTAGATACTTTCGATGATCGCTTTGATGTTGAAAATTTTAAACCTACCCAGATATCGCCAATACATGCAGTAATAAAGCGCAGATTATCCGACCCTAATTAA
- a CDS encoding AraC family transcriptional regulator, producing MDVNSDQLSQVLSRFSVTAGVFYSGNLCGFSSFESPNEQVGHIHLLKKGRLEIQYPGGKKEILDKPSLVFYPKPIKHRIIASEADQTEVVCATVSYGAGPSNPLAQALPEMICQPLTANPRLSNTVIWLFEEAFSDQSGKQVVMNKLCEILIVQLLRQVIEKGESNGGMLAGLADPQLNKALQLIHQQPQKNWLLQDLATAAAMSRSKFAEQFKLVIGQTVGEYQTSWRLSIAKGLLKQGYSVGWVANEVGYENASALARVFRKQLGVSPKQWLLNFG from the coding sequence ATGGATGTTAATTCAGATCAGTTATCACAAGTCCTTAGCCGTTTTTCTGTTACTGCGGGCGTATTTTATTCAGGAAATTTGTGTGGTTTTTCTAGTTTTGAGAGTCCAAATGAACAGGTTGGCCATATTCATTTGCTAAAAAAAGGTCGGTTGGAAATTCAATATCCTGGTGGTAAGAAAGAGATTCTAGATAAACCTAGTTTGGTGTTTTATCCAAAGCCGATCAAACATCGGATTATTGCCAGTGAAGCTGATCAAACTGAAGTAGTTTGCGCAACGGTTAGTTATGGAGCTGGTCCGTCTAATCCGTTGGCTCAAGCTTTGCCTGAAATGATTTGCCAACCTTTAACGGCTAACCCACGCTTGTCTAATACAGTTATTTGGCTATTTGAAGAAGCTTTTTCTGATCAAAGTGGTAAGCAAGTAGTGATGAATAAGCTTTGTGAAATCCTGATTGTTCAGTTGCTCAGGCAAGTTATTGAAAAAGGAGAGTCTAATGGTGGAATGTTGGCAGGCTTGGCAGACCCCCAACTTAATAAAGCATTACAACTGATACATCAGCAGCCGCAGAAGAACTGGTTGTTGCAAGATTTGGCCACAGCTGCGGCAATGTCGCGATCAAAGTTTGCTGAGCAATTTAAATTGGTAATAGGGCAAACAGTTGGCGAGTATCAAACTAGTTGGCGGTTAAGTATTGCTAAAGGATTATTGAAGCAAGGTTATTCAGTTGGTTGGGTGGCAAACGAAGTAGGTTATGAGAATGCATCTGCACTCGCTAGAGTATTTCGTAAGCAATTAGGTGTTTCACCTAAGCAGTGGTTGCTTAATTTTGGTTAA
- a CDS encoding YHS domain-containing (seleno)protein, with the protein MTAIKTSLKTLTAAATLAFASMGFAADLDINADENDIAMRGYDAVSYFSIGKPTKGSDKFLASYKNAIFKFSSKANRDEFKANPVRYTPQYGGYCAFGTSVEKKFDGDPSVWKIVDNKLYLNLNKDVQKRWLIETDEKIQIADETWPVISHVKAEDL; encoded by the coding sequence ATGACTGCCATAAAGACATCTCTGAAAACCTTAACCGCTGCTGCGACACTCGCTTTTGCCAGTATGGGTTTTGCTGCTGATCTAGATATTAACGCGGATGAAAATGATATCGCAATGCGCGGTTATGACGCAGTAAGTTATTTTTCAATCGGCAAACCAACCAAAGGTAGCGACAAATTTCTAGCAAGCTATAAAAATGCAATCTTTAAGTTTTCATCAAAAGCTAATCGAGATGAATTTAAGGCGAATCCAGTTCGCTATACCCCTCAATATGGTGGTTACTGCGCCTTTGGAACATCCGTTGAGAAAAAATTCGATGGCGATCCAAGTGTCTGGAAAATTGTTGACAATAAGTTGTATCTAAATCTGAATAAGGATGTGCAAAAGCGTTGGTTAATTGAAACTGATGAAAAAATTCAAATCGCTGATGAAACATGGCCGGTCATTAGCCATGTAAAAGCTGAAGATTTATAG
- the trxA gene encoding thioredoxin — translation MSAKELKNLADFNSVNFESDWVLVDFWATWCGPCQSMLPVFDKIADSFNSQLSAVKVDVDQLQSFAVSHGVRGVPTLMLFHKGKPVDRLVGAQPEGQVSKWLSGHLA, via the coding sequence GTGAGCGCTAAAGAACTAAAAAATCTTGCTGATTTTAACAGTGTAAATTTTGAATCTGACTGGGTGTTGGTTGATTTTTGGGCAACATGGTGTGGCCCTTGCCAAAGCATGCTACCAGTTTTTGATAAAATAGCCGATTCATTCAATTCACAATTATCTGCAGTTAAGGTAGATGTTGACCAGCTTCAGTCGTTTGCAGTAAGTCATGGAGTACGAGGTGTTCCAACACTGATGCTATTTCATAAAGGCAAACCGGTTGACCGCTTGGTTGGCGCACAACCAGAAGGACAGGTTTCCAAGTGGCTGTCTGGCCACCTGGCATAA
- a CDS encoding BufA1 family periplasmic bufferin-type metallophore, whose amino-acid sequence MNKKAIILAGLVAAVSAGSITTAHAASKEKCYGIAKAAQNDCANLAGTHSCAGQSKLDNDIGEWKAVAKGTCKELGGHSKAEAKKLVKAQKS is encoded by the coding sequence ATGAACAAAAAAGCAATTATTCTAGCAGGCTTGGTTGCAGCGGTTTCTGCTGGATCAATCACTACCGCCCATGCTGCATCTAAAGAAAAATGCTATGGCATTGCAAAAGCAGCACAAAATGACTGTGCCAACCTAGCAGGCACTCATTCATGTGCAGGACAGTCCAAGCTTGATAATGATATCGGAGAATGGAAAGCAGTTGCTAAAGGTACCTGCAAAGAACTTGGCGGACATAGCAAAGCAGAAGCGAAAAAGCTTGTAAAAGCACAAAAAAGTTAA
- a CDS encoding DUF692 domain-containing protein, whose translation MNTYWSKNIMPVGIGLRHSHFQDALNQPANLDFIEVHSENFFADGGAAPALLKEISNLYPVSLHGVSLGLGSAAGVAESHINALSRLVNHISPVMVSDHASFSWGQIENQLHHAGDLLPIAFNQQTLDIMSENIIKVQDHLNRQILVENLSSYIEPQNSTLSELEFFKALVKKTGCRMLLDINNLAVNATNAGEPDVLASINHWLEQIPSDHVHEIHLAGCTPVAKGEIMIDDHSQQVSELVWQAYGTAIARFGAVPTTIEWDTDLPQWHVLIGEANKARTIANAILQGTDRLTCASTTPAL comes from the coding sequence ATGAATACTTACTGGTCAAAAAACATTATGCCTGTTGGGATTGGTTTACGACACAGTCATTTCCAAGATGCCTTAAATCAACCCGCTAATCTGGATTTTATTGAGGTTCATTCAGAGAATTTTTTTGCTGATGGTGGTGCTGCGCCGGCATTACTAAAAGAAATTTCTAATTTGTACCCGGTTAGTTTGCATGGTGTTTCCTTAGGACTAGGTTCTGCGGCTGGTGTAGCCGAATCTCATATCAACGCTTTGTCTCGATTAGTAAACCATATTTCTCCTGTTATGGTTTCTGATCATGCATCTTTTAGTTGGGGACAAATCGAGAATCAGTTGCACCATGCCGGAGATTTATTACCGATCGCCTTTAACCAGCAAACTTTGGACATAATGTCTGAAAATATCATTAAAGTTCAAGATCATCTAAATCGACAAATTCTGGTTGAAAACCTGTCTTCGTATATTGAACCACAAAATAGCACATTATCTGAGCTAGAATTTTTCAAAGCATTGGTAAAGAAAACCGGTTGTCGCATGTTATTAGATATTAACAATCTTGCCGTCAATGCGACCAATGCTGGAGAGCCTGATGTATTAGCCAGCATTAATCATTGGTTAGAACAAATCCCTTCCGATCATGTTCATGAGATTCATCTTGCCGGGTGCACGCCAGTAGCCAAAGGCGAAATTATGATCGACGACCATAGCCAGCAAGTTTCTGAATTAGTTTGGCAAGCTTATGGCACCGCCATTGCTCGCTTCGGTGCGGTACCAACCACGATTGAATGGGACACCGATCTACCGCAATGGCATGTATTAATTGGTGAAGCCAATAAAGCGCGAACTATTGCCAATGCAATCCTTCAAGGCACCGATCGTTTAACTTGCGCATCAACAACACCAGCGCTTTGA
- a CDS encoding HvfC/BufC N-terminal domain-containing protein, with protein sequence MNNQPAAIEETANYQSQLMRAIFSGQPDQKFNAKGLAAYQRNLQANAFRALSVSYPTIIQLIGEQALKLLANQFLAEQPPLTGDWAQWGADFPQWIDQHKISQSDAYLADCAQLDWLKHQIEAQADYLLIANSFELLATEDAISGHFICNPSLTTLHSDFPIVDIYQAHLAKEITANDIAPDEVLIQSAKKKLASGAKQNILIWRKQWQVQVAEIDIEYHYWLELLQQQLSLGELLTEFDKKYPNPKYFSFQQWLPDAIEKQIIIGFNC encoded by the coding sequence ATGAATAATCAACCAGCGGCAATAGAAGAAACTGCTAATTATCAGAGTCAGTTAATGCGGGCAATTTTTAGCGGCCAACCTGACCAGAAGTTTAATGCCAAAGGATTAGCTGCCTACCAGAGAAATTTACAGGCGAATGCTTTTCGCGCACTGTCTGTTAGCTACCCAACCATTATTCAGTTAATTGGTGAGCAAGCTTTAAAACTTCTGGCCAATCAATTTCTAGCGGAACAACCACCATTAACTGGTGATTGGGCTCAATGGGGTGCTGATTTTCCACAATGGATTGATCAACATAAAATTAGTCAGTCTGATGCATATCTAGCAGATTGTGCTCAGTTAGATTGGTTGAAGCATCAAATAGAAGCACAAGCTGATTATTTACTAATCGCCAATTCATTTGAATTACTCGCCACCGAAGATGCAATTTCCGGACACTTTATTTGCAATCCGTCTTTAACCACGCTTCATTCTGATTTTCCGATTGTCGATATATACCAGGCACATCTCGCCAAAGAAATAACCGCTAATGATATAGCACCAGATGAAGTTTTGATCCAAAGCGCTAAAAAAAAATTAGCATCAGGAGCCAAGCAAAACATTCTGATTTGGCGCAAACAGTGGCAAGTACAAGTCGCAGAAATTGATATTGAATACCACTACTGGCTGGAATTATTACAACAGCAATTATCTTTAGGTGAGCTGCTAACTGAATTTGATAAGAAATACCCAAACCCTAAATATTTTTCTTTTCAGCAGTGGCTACCTGACGCCATCGAAAAACAAATCATTATTGGCTTTAATTGCTAA
- a CDS encoding DoxX family protein, whose protein sequence is MTQTTALDGSLAAKLVNLNATFSRLLDLFQPVALLAARFYVGWAFFASGLTKLKDWETTLFLFELEYAVPLLSPAAAAYLGTAGELLFPVLLAIGLFGRLGALGLSAVNVVAVVSLEEIAPAAFNLHVIWGLLLALVVLWGPGKASIDQLIASKFK, encoded by the coding sequence ATGACACAAACCACTGCCTTAGACGGCTCACTAGCAGCAAAGCTAGTCAATTTAAACGCCACATTTTCTCGACTGTTAGACTTGTTTCAACCCGTTGCATTACTGGCCGCGCGATTTTATGTTGGCTGGGCATTTTTTGCATCCGGTCTAACCAAATTGAAAGACTGGGAAACAACATTATTTCTATTTGAATTGGAATATGCGGTTCCATTGCTTTCACCAGCAGCTGCTGCTTATTTAGGAACTGCTGGAGAATTACTTTTCCCTGTTCTACTTGCAATAGGGCTATTTGGACGACTAGGCGCACTAGGATTATCTGCAGTTAATGTCGTTGCTGTTGTCAGCTTGGAAGAGATTGCTCCTGCAGCATTTAACCTGCATGTCATCTGGGGCTTGTTGTTAGCTTTAGTTGTTCTATGGGGGCCGGGCAAGGCATCAATCGATCAACTGATTGCAAGCAAATTTAAATAA